One window of the Rhodohalobacter sp. SW132 genome contains the following:
- a CDS encoding DUF3095 domain-containing protein: MNVSNKNFYGNLPEIIRFTDILDLQYYAEIPGDWLIVATDIRGSTKAIHDGKYKSVNMAGACAIAAICNEFSDLDIPFVFGGDGATFAIPDVGKEHIMGLLLFCREATDSVFGLELAAGCRKMSELRDAGKNIKIGKYRLSNHIQQAIFWGDGVDYIEELIKEQDNNFLNYQMIEADFTGLECRWNEIPSDKGEILSIIIKSVISDENEKSTFYKRCFATIESIYGSADEYAPVKEDKLKLAGNPFKLSVEALIRSYPATYTKKLWHYLKLYYMQIAGRFLIKKRIKTKHTNWGDYKKDFVQNADFRKFSDGLKLVVSGNEKQRLKLRAFLEDEHQKGNVVFGLHKSPAAMTTCFVTDYQGQHIHFIDGTNGGYAAASVELKKQLNRLKE; encoded by the coding sequence ATGAACGTATCTAATAAGAATTTCTACGGGAACTTGCCGGAAATCATCCGCTTTACGGATATTCTTGACCTTCAATATTATGCTGAGATTCCGGGTGACTGGTTAATTGTTGCGACAGATATCAGGGGATCTACAAAAGCTATACATGATGGAAAATACAAATCTGTGAATATGGCCGGGGCTTGTGCAATCGCAGCAATTTGTAATGAATTTTCAGATCTCGATATTCCATTTGTATTTGGTGGTGACGGAGCTACATTTGCAATTCCGGATGTGGGAAAAGAGCACATTATGGGGTTACTTCTTTTCTGCAGGGAAGCAACCGATTCGGTGTTCGGATTGGAGCTTGCTGCCGGATGCCGTAAGATGTCAGAACTACGTGACGCCGGAAAAAATATCAAAATTGGAAAATATCGTCTTTCAAATCATATCCAACAGGCGATATTCTGGGGTGATGGTGTGGATTATATCGAAGAATTAATAAAGGAACAGGATAACAATTTTCTGAATTACCAGATGATTGAAGCTGATTTTACCGGACTTGAATGCCGCTGGAATGAAATACCCTCAGACAAAGGTGAAATTCTTTCCATTATTATTAAGTCTGTGATTTCTGATGAAAACGAGAAAAGCACATTTTATAAACGATGCTTTGCAACCATTGAATCCATTTACGGTTCTGCTGATGAATACGCACCGGTTAAGGAGGATAAATTGAAGCTGGCAGGCAACCCATTTAAGCTTTCTGTAGAAGCACTTATCAGAAGTTATCCGGCAACTTATACAAAAAAATTATGGCATTATCTGAAACTATATTACATGCAAATAGCAGGGCGGTTTTTGATAAAGAAGCGCATCAAAACAAAACATACCAACTGGGGAGATTATAAAAAGGATTTTGTGCAAAATGCGGATTTTAGGAAATTCAGCGACGGATTGAAACTGGTTGTTTCTGGAAACGAAAAGCAACGGTTAAAACTTCGGGCTTTTCTGGAAGATGAGCATCAAAAAGGAAATGTTGTGTTTGGTCTGCACAAATCTCCGGCCGCAATGACAACCTGTTTTGTAACGGATTACCAGGGGCAGCATATTCATTTTATTGACGGAACAAATGGCGGATATGCTGCTGCCTCGGTGGAACTAAAGAAGCAGCTAAATAGGTTAAAGGAGTAG
- a CDS encoding 4'-phosphopantetheinyl transferase superfamily protein, whose product MTSKEDQPTYIKKTFFPHSLIVAMRKLQREITKENQVEIESNSGKNILQVMVSQKMNGREVEFVTKKYEKPQAFLNGNPISVSFSHTPTDVCAAVSEEWVVGIDMESQERTVSSKLANRMRNHKELLKFYDEHPIIQIWTMKEAALKAIGTGLRKPMNSVQLSAESDYIFRAEFDNGTLANICSFLQDKQWISICYISSQLSESLLPESYVPIHTGRDQRKAQ is encoded by the coding sequence ATGACATCAAAAGAAGATCAGCCTACCTATATCAAAAAAACATTCTTTCCGCATTCGCTGATTGTTGCCATGAGAAAATTGCAACGTGAGATCACGAAAGAAAATCAGGTAGAGATAGAATCCAATTCCGGTAAAAATATTTTACAGGTGATGGTTTCGCAAAAGATGAATGGGAGGGAGGTGGAGTTTGTGACGAAAAAATATGAAAAACCACAAGCTTTTCTGAACGGAAACCCTATCTCTGTTAGTTTTTCACATACACCCACAGATGTATGTGCTGCTGTTTCTGAGGAATGGGTTGTGGGCATAGATATGGAATCGCAGGAGCGCACCGTATCCAGCAAGCTTGCAAACCGAATGAGAAATCACAAAGAGCTGCTCAAGTTTTATGATGAACATCCGATAATTCAAATATGGACCATGAAAGAGGCTGCGCTGAAAGCGATTGGCACGGGATTGCGAAAACCGATGAATAGTGTTCAGCTTTCTGCAGAATCAGATTACATATTTCGTGCAGAATTTGATAATGGAACTTTAGCAAATATTTGTAGTTTTCTACAAGATAAACAGTGGATATCCATCTGTTATATTTCATCACAATTATCTGAATCATTATTACCTGAATCATATGTGCCTATTCACACGGGAAGAGATCAAAGAAAAGCTCAATGA
- a CDS encoding capsule assembly Wzi family protein, with product MKKLIAGLLFSILLVCLSGFLLKTIAQTLTTSFDVAGVVSSSDTTPFWIQSNRHGIYHRSGDQLLTRLQLHARSDLFDNPQISTQYGADLIARPGSDGTLSFNQAYLRVNVYGVELTGGRFHNSSPIHDEKLGMGSLGVSTNSAPVPQVRIGLADWTSLPFTNDFIQIRAHAAHGWLRGERYTDNVLYHEKVGHARFGGDFPLNLYGGIAHYAKWGGKNNPQFGDLPSGFVDFWRVFFARGGGDDAPAVEADYMLGDHLGAWDFGFFLEMDLFSATFYRQHPLETKDNLKLKSMQDALNGFSVRLHESINFPVRGFVYEFMYTKWQDGPRVENILDDGTRCSEEPERCRDPFQGNENYYNHHIYRTGWATHGRTIGNALFRTSQTPLDQLVDGIDNNRIIAHHIGVDTRLGNSAVIGKATFSRNFGTRDDPFEDPANQISLGLQSQTPISLFEQPVFLLTDVAWDRGDLFGNQFGFTFGLRWVR from the coding sequence ATGAAAAAACTTATTGCAGGCCTCTTATTTTCTATACTGTTAGTCTGTTTATCGGGATTTCTTTTAAAAACAATAGCTCAAACTCTAACGACATCATTTGATGTAGCAGGTGTAGTTAGCAGTTCTGATACAACGCCCTTTTGGATACAATCTAACAGGCATGGAATATATCACCGAAGCGGGGATCAACTCCTAACCCGTTTGCAGCTGCACGCTCGCTCTGATCTTTTTGATAATCCTCAAATCTCTACCCAATACGGTGCAGATCTCATTGCACGCCCCGGCAGTGATGGCACCTTGTCCTTCAACCAGGCGTATCTCCGGGTGAATGTTTACGGAGTTGAATTAACTGGCGGACGTTTTCATAACAGTTCGCCTATCCATGATGAAAAGTTGGGAATGGGTTCTCTTGGAGTGAGCACCAACTCCGCTCCCGTTCCGCAAGTACGCATTGGACTGGCCGACTGGACAAGTCTCCCCTTTACAAATGATTTTATCCAGATACGAGCTCACGCCGCTCATGGGTGGCTTAGAGGAGAACGTTACACGGATAATGTGCTGTACCACGAAAAAGTCGGGCACGCTCGTTTTGGCGGGGATTTTCCGTTAAATTTATATGGGGGTATCGCACACTATGCGAAATGGGGAGGGAAAAACAATCCTCAGTTTGGAGATTTACCATCCGGTTTTGTCGATTTCTGGCGTGTTTTTTTTGCACGCGGCGGTGGAGATGATGCCCCCGCTGTTGAAGCAGATTATATGCTTGGAGATCATTTGGGAGCATGGGATTTCGGTTTTTTTCTTGAAATGGATCTATTTTCAGCGACTTTTTACCGACAGCACCCGCTGGAGACGAAAGATAATCTGAAACTGAAAAGCATGCAGGATGCACTAAACGGATTTTCCGTTCGGCTTCATGAGAGTATCAATTTTCCTGTTCGTGGGTTTGTGTACGAATTTATGTATACCAAATGGCAGGATGGTCCAAGGGTAGAAAATATTCTGGATGATGGCACACGCTGCAGCGAGGAACCGGAACGCTGCCGGGACCCATTCCAGGGAAATGAAAACTACTATAACCATCACATCTACCGAACCGGTTGGGCTACACATGGCCGGACAATCGGGAATGCCCTATTCAGAACCTCGCAAACTCCGCTCGATCAGCTTGTTGATGGAATTGATAACAACAGGATTATCGCCCACCATATCGGAGTCGATACACGGCTGGGAAACTCTGCAGTCATTGGAAAAGCGACTTTCAGCCGAAATTTCGGTACGCGTGACGATCCCTTTGAGGATCCGGCAAACCAAATTTCACTGGGTCTTCAGTCCCAAACACCCATATCTTTGTTTGAACAACCGGTATTCCTGCTCACCGATGTTGCTTGGGATCGTGGCGATCTTTTTGGAAATCAATTCGGGTTTACTTTTGGCTTACGATGGGTGCGGTAA
- a CDS encoding matrixin family metalloprotease: MALKADLVPTRAGLNKGSEGVNVERLQNYLERFGYLESEWTKKSEIKSSLAESAPEKKGEFDEQTEKALINFQKFTGLEPTGELDQPTLEKMKQDRCGTLDILPGKATSGEIPSSYVLSGCKWGTTHLRYGFENFSTHLTQAQVRSAMQAAFNLWAAVTPLSFSEVALSQNPEIRIRFGTTGHNGCGYPFTGELAHNFYPPTCGGSQAGDGHYNESYTWSVNSPPSNYDLITIAAHEIGHGLGLAHSTINDALMYPYYSGEHRFLHQDDIDGIQEIYGSAEWLNNQVIQRVYTSHHSQNCWALLQGKGWRKVDTGSVDGTTNLFKNLCYARSSNQEVNLFLENNNIQIMYL, encoded by the coding sequence ATGGCATTAAAAGCAGATCTTGTGCCAACCAGAGCAGGCCTGAATAAAGGGTCGGAGGGTGTAAATGTAGAGAGACTGCAAAACTATCTCGAACGGTTTGGCTATCTAGAATCAGAATGGACCAAAAAATCAGAGATAAAAAGCAGCCTCGCTGAATCTGCACCTGAAAAGAAAGGTGAGTTTGATGAACAAACTGAAAAAGCGCTTATAAATTTTCAGAAGTTTACCGGATTAGAACCAACCGGTGAGCTGGATCAGCCAACGCTGGAAAAGATGAAGCAGGACAGGTGCGGTACCCTGGATATTCTGCCTGGCAAAGCCACATCAGGTGAAATTCCATCCAGTTATGTATTATCCGGATGCAAGTGGGGGACAACGCACTTACGGTATGGCTTCGAAAATTTTTCAACTCATCTGACTCAAGCTCAGGTGAGAAGTGCAATGCAGGCAGCCTTCAATCTTTGGGCCGCGGTAACGCCGTTAAGTTTCTCGGAAGTTGCCCTGAGTCAAAATCCTGAAATAAGAATTCGCTTCGGGACTACAGGTCACAATGGGTGTGGATACCCATTTACCGGTGAGCTTGCGCATAACTTCTACCCGCCCACCTGCGGGGGATCCCAGGCTGGAGATGGGCATTACAATGAATCATATACCTGGTCGGTGAATTCACCGCCTTCAAATTATGATTTAATCACCATAGCCGCACACGAAATCGGGCACGGACTGGGTTTGGCACATTCAACCATAAATGATGCTTTGATGTATCCTTATTATTCAGGCGAACATCGTTTTCTGCATCAGGATGATATCGATGGAATACAGGAGATTTATGGATCTGCCGAATGGTTAAACAACCAGGTAATCCAACGGGTATACACCTCACATCACAGTCAAAATTGCTGGGCTCTGCTACAGGGCAAAGGATGGAGAAAAGTGGATACCGGAAGTGTGGATGGTACCACAAACCTGTTTAAAAATTTGTGCTATGCGCGAAGTTCAAATCAGGAAGTGAATTTATTTCTCGAAAATAATAATATACAAATCATGTACTTATAA
- a CDS encoding Rossmann-like and DUF2520 domain-containing protein, which translates to MMGKSSAISVIGPGALGSALIKLINKNPKITTLQSVWGSKSFDSYSVLDGEIIHQPNNSPQSVSDFGRIIFITTPDDKIADIAQVISELSVDWSGYSFVHFSGSFNSDLLHSLKKKGAKTASLHPLQTFTKGDAEERFHNIWFTFEGDTSLFSELESLVKAAGARVKKISSEQKKAMHLAAVMASNYMVSLMDAVREVTDLFELEDGVAMLEPLIHQTTQNIFEKGIPDSLSGPVARGDQQTIKSHLDQIKNHPELTNLYSLLGLRAAKIALNNGRLGKDQYQELKTLFSEKSKL; encoded by the coding sequence ATGATGGGAAAATCTTCTGCTATTTCAGTTATCGGACCGGGCGCACTTGGGTCTGCGCTGATAAAACTTATCAATAAAAACCCCAAAATTACTACATTACAATCAGTTTGGGGTAGTAAATCATTTGATTCCTATTCTGTTCTTGATGGTGAAATAATTCATCAGCCTAACAATTCTCCTCAATCTGTTTCAGATTTTGGCCGTATTATTTTTATCACAACACCCGACGATAAAATAGCAGATATCGCCCAGGTTATTTCGGAACTTTCTGTTGACTGGAGCGGCTACAGCTTTGTTCACTTTTCAGGAAGTTTTAATAGCGATCTGCTGCATTCGCTCAAAAAGAAAGGTGCAAAAACGGCCTCACTTCATCCACTTCAAACATTTACAAAAGGTGACGCTGAGGAACGGTTTCACAATATCTGGTTTACTTTTGAAGGGGATACCAGCCTTTTTTCTGAACTTGAATCCTTGGTGAAAGCTGCTGGGGCGCGTGTGAAGAAAATCAGTTCGGAACAGAAAAAAGCAATGCACCTGGCCGCTGTGATGGCATCAAATTATATGGTTTCATTGATGGATGCTGTCCGGGAAGTAACCGATTTGTTTGAACTTGAAGATGGAGTGGCAATGCTTGAACCATTGATTCATCAGACCACACAAAATATTTTCGAAAAAGGAATTCCGGATTCACTCAGTGGTCCTGTTGCAAGAGGGGATCAACAGACGATCAAATCCCATTTGGATCAGATAAAAAACCATCCTGAACTGACAAATCTATACTCTCTTTTGGGTTTAAGAGCCGCCAAAATTGCTTTGAATAATGGCAGACTCGGTAAAGATCAATATCAGGAGTTAAAAACGTTATTTTCAGAGAAAAGTAAATTGTAA
- the msrB gene encoding peptide-methionine (R)-S-oxide reductase MsrB, whose amino-acid sequence MTQSDHEQFLESISYEEALEDTNNSKRVERSEEEWKNLLSSGEYRILRNEGTEMPYVNEYNSLYDEGVYLCRACGNPLFHSDAKYNSRTGWPSYWEPIREGAVGEREDKSLFMTRTETICARCDSHIGHVFEDGPEPTGLRYCMNSQALKFIPKEN is encoded by the coding sequence ATGACTCAATCTGATCACGAACAATTTCTTGAATCCATTTCTTACGAAGAAGCACTTGAAGATACTAATAATTCAAAAAGAGTTGAGCGAAGTGAAGAGGAGTGGAAAAATCTGTTAAGTTCGGGTGAGTACAGAATTCTTAGAAATGAGGGCACTGAAATGCCTTATGTTAATGAGTACAACAGTTTATATGATGAAGGTGTATACCTGTGCAGGGCTTGTGGAAATCCCCTTTTTCATTCAGATGCAAAATATAACAGCCGAACCGGATGGCCAAGTTACTGGGAGCCGATCCGGGAAGGGGCCGTGGGAGAGCGCGAAGATAAGAGCCTGTTCATGACGCGTACTGAAACCATTTGTGCCCGCTGCGATTCTCACATTGGCCATGTTTTTGAAGACGGCCCCGAACCAACCGGACTGAGATACTGCATGAATTCCCAGGCACTGAAGTTTATTCCGAAAGAGAATTAA
- a CDS encoding ATP-dependent helicase, protein MKKFVLHKDDSTRKEHYSIEYENLLNPAQYEAVMHGTGPALVIAGAGTGKTRTLIYRLSRLIESGCDPSSILLLTFTRRAAGEMLRRATAILDNRCRRVEGGTFHHYCSKLLHIHSEEIGYPENFTIIDSGDAMDTIQLLRGRIDKSKIRKRFPKKSTLYSIFSGSVNKMVSIPELIQNEYSQFLNHTENIEDLYQEYCRYKEKNFVMDFDDLLVNTRNLMRNNKEVRIKIAIKNKHVLVDEYQDTNALQAELTELFSSVHKNVMAVGDDAQSIYSFRGADVQNMREFPERFKGTKIIKLEENYRSTQRILDLANQVLSQSKEAFEKNLYTNNNEGDLPGLVKAANNNDQSRFLTQMILNLREQGRDLADMAVLFRNGRDSFDLEVELNKKNIPYTKYGGQKFTEAAHVKDVLAHLRIYINPQDTISWNRALMLMDGIGPKTAEEFFTWAQQSNDPFNPHKAPHASDRYLNQLKALSTLFTDLKSFEGSVSEQLQSVVDYYSTFCKKRFDDHPKRMKDLETFVDISGTYRSLQHLVEEVALDPIEATAIDTEAAEKDESPLILSTIHSAKGLEWGTVFLIQCLDGIIPSGYAIDDPLQMEEEIRLVYVAVTRAKDQLFLTYPAMHQGAYGDYFTNPSRFVEDIPESLLEPWLLVEEPESNALDPSADDQQLLNE, encoded by the coding sequence ATGAAAAAATTCGTTCTCCACAAAGATGACAGTACCCGGAAGGAGCATTACTCCATTGAGTATGAAAATCTGCTCAACCCGGCACAGTATGAAGCTGTAATGCATGGCACTGGACCCGCTCTGGTCATTGCAGGTGCAGGTACGGGAAAAACACGCACATTGATTTACAGGCTCTCCAGGTTGATAGAAAGCGGCTGTGATCCGTCATCTATTCTGCTCTTAACGTTTACTCGCAGGGCAGCCGGAGAAATGTTGCGCCGCGCAACGGCCATTCTGGATAATCGATGCAGAAGGGTGGAGGGAGGTACATTTCATCACTACTGCAGTAAACTTCTGCATATTCATTCCGAAGAGATCGGGTATCCTGAGAATTTTACCATTATTGATTCGGGAGATGCGATGGATACTATTCAGCTGCTCAGGGGAAGGATCGATAAGTCGAAAATTCGTAAACGGTTTCCAAAAAAATCAACACTCTATTCCATTTTCAGCGGATCTGTAAACAAAATGGTTTCCATTCCAGAACTGATTCAGAATGAATATTCACAATTTTTGAATCATACGGAAAACATTGAAGATCTGTATCAGGAGTACTGCCGGTACAAAGAAAAAAACTTTGTGATGGACTTCGATGATTTATTGGTAAATACCCGTAACCTTATGCGCAACAATAAAGAGGTTCGAATTAAAATAGCCATCAAGAACAAACATGTTCTTGTTGATGAGTACCAGGATACGAACGCATTACAAGCTGAACTTACAGAACTCTTCAGCAGTGTTCATAAAAATGTGATGGCTGTAGGGGATGATGCGCAAAGCATTTATTCATTTCGAGGTGCGGACGTTCAAAATATGCGGGAGTTTCCTGAACGTTTCAAAGGCACTAAAATCATCAAACTGGAAGAAAACTACAGGTCAACACAGCGCATTCTTGATCTTGCAAACCAGGTTTTATCTCAGTCGAAAGAAGCGTTTGAAAAAAATCTATACACCAACAACAATGAAGGGGATCTTCCTGGCCTGGTAAAAGCGGCAAATAATAATGACCAAAGCAGGTTTTTAACTCAAATGATTTTAAATCTGCGGGAACAGGGCAGAGACCTTGCTGATATGGCCGTGCTATTCCGCAATGGACGCGATTCGTTCGACCTTGAAGTTGAGCTGAATAAGAAAAACATTCCTTACACAAAATATGGCGGACAAAAATTCACAGAAGCAGCACATGTAAAGGATGTATTGGCTCATTTGAGAATCTATATCAATCCGCAGGATACCATTTCCTGGAACCGTGCTCTAATGCTGATGGATGGGATCGGGCCGAAAACGGCCGAGGAGTTTTTTACCTGGGCACAGCAAAGCAATGATCCGTTCAATCCCCACAAAGCGCCCCATGCGAGTGACCGTTATTTGAATCAGTTGAAGGCTCTGAGCACACTCTTTACCGATTTAAAATCATTTGAAGGATCCGTTTCCGAGCAGCTTCAGTCGGTTGTCGATTACTACAGCACATTTTGTAAAAAAAGGTTTGATGATCATCCCAAACGGATGAAAGATCTCGAGACGTTTGTGGATATTTCGGGTACCTATCGCTCTCTGCAACACCTGGTTGAAGAAGTGGCCCTCGACCCGATTGAGGCAACCGCGATTGATACCGAAGCAGCAGAGAAAGATGAATCACCGCTTATATTGAGCACGATTCACTCCGCAAAGGGCCTGGAATGGGGGACGGTATTTCTGATACAGTGTCTGGATGGAATCATTCCTTCAGGTTACGCGATTGATGATCCGCTGCAGATGGAAGAAGAGATTCGCCTCGTATACGTTGCCGTGACCCGTGCGAAAGACCAGCTATTTTTAACGTATCCGGCGATGCACCAGGGGGCCTATGGAGATTATTTCACCAATCCGTCGAGGTTTGTGGAAGATATTCCGGAGTCGCTGTTAGAACCGTGGCTCCTTGTTGAAGAGCCCGAAAGTAATGCACTGGATCCATCAGCCGACGATCAGCAGCTTTTAAACGAGTAA
- a CDS encoding MGMT family protein, whose translation MADNDLYPRIYEICRTIPAGRVTTYGAIARAVGVASGARMVGYALNASIESENAVPAHRVVNRLGQLTGRAYFPGDTMRERLKQEGISFTGEYTVDIEKHFWEPGEKMQA comes from the coding sequence ATGGCTGACAATGATCTCTACCCGCGGATTTATGAAATATGCCGTACTATTCCGGCGGGAAGGGTCACCACATACGGAGCAATTGCCAGGGCAGTAGGAGTGGCGTCAGGCGCAAGAATGGTAGGTTATGCACTGAATGCTTCCATTGAATCAGAAAACGCCGTGCCGGCTCACAGAGTGGTAAACCGGCTGGGTCAGTTAACCGGCCGAGCCTACTTTCCCGGAGATACGATGCGAGAAAGGCTAAAGCAGGAAGGTATTTCTTTTACAGGTGAATACACGGTGGATATTGAAAAGCATTTTTGGGAGCCGGGTGAAAAAATGCAGGCTTAA
- the lysS gene encoding lysine--tRNA ligase, whose amino-acid sequence MSQTEPSISEQQAIRREKLDQLRELDVNPFPYSYDVTHHSQEILNDEESYFSESQEDAPRVSVAGRVMTRRIMGKASFFTLQDSQGTIQIYIRRDDVGVTEYNKVFKKMVDIGDFVGIKGFVFKTRTGETTVHAEEFEFLGKTIRPIPTPKEVENDEGETITYDAFSDKEQRYRQRYVDLIVNPDVRETFRQRTQMVQTMRNFMNDRGYLEVETPILQPVYGGAAARPFVTHHNALDMDLYLRIANELYLKRLIVGGFDGVYEFSKDFRNEGLSRFHNPEFTQVELYVAYKDYNWMMDFMEEMIEKVALTLHGSTKVTVGDHEIDFKRPWPRIPMYEAIKNETGHDLYKKETDEIRKIAKELHIEVDDSMGKGKLIDEIFGETVEPNLIQPTFITDYPIEMSPLAKKHRTKDGLVERFEAVCNGKEIANSFTELNDPVDQRERFEEQARLRAEGDDEAMTVDEDFLRAIEYGMPPTAGIGIGIDRLAMIMTNSDSIRDVLFFPQMRPETES is encoded by the coding sequence ATGTCTCAAACCGAACCGAGTATCAGTGAACAGCAGGCAATCCGGCGTGAAAAACTTGACCAGCTCCGGGAGCTTGATGTAAATCCTTTTCCCTACAGCTACGATGTAACCCATCACTCCCAAGAAATTTTAAATGATGAAGAATCGTATTTCTCCGAATCGCAGGAGGATGCTCCGCGGGTGTCGGTGGCCGGCCGGGTTATGACCCGCCGTATTATGGGGAAAGCCTCATTTTTTACGCTTCAGGATTCACAGGGAACGATACAAATCTATATCCGCCGCGATGATGTTGGCGTCACCGAATACAATAAGGTATTCAAGAAGATGGTGGATATTGGTGATTTCGTCGGTATAAAAGGGTTCGTTTTTAAAACCAGAACCGGCGAAACCACTGTTCACGCCGAAGAGTTTGAGTTTTTGGGTAAAACTATTCGTCCGATTCCAACTCCAAAAGAAGTTGAAAATGATGAAGGTGAAACCATTACTTACGATGCTTTTTCAGATAAAGAGCAGCGCTACCGCCAACGCTATGTTGATCTTATTGTAAACCCCGATGTCCGTGAAACCTTTCGTCAGCGCACACAGATGGTTCAAACGATGCGCAATTTTATGAATGATCGCGGATATCTTGAAGTGGAGACTCCGATTCTTCAGCCTGTGTATGGTGGCGCAGCGGCACGCCCGTTCGTTACGCATCACAATGCGCTGGATATGGATCTTTACCTTCGAATTGCAAACGAGCTCTATCTCAAGCGATTAATTGTAGGCGGATTTGACGGTGTATACGAATTTTCAAAAGATTTCAGGAATGAGGGCCTTTCACGTTTTCATAACCCGGAGTTCACCCAGGTAGAGCTTTATGTGGCGTATAAAGATTACAACTGGATGATGGATTTCATGGAGGAGATGATCGAAAAAGTTGCCCTTACCCTTCACGGCTCCACAAAGGTTACGGTGGGCGATCACGAAATCGATTTTAAACGTCCCTGGCCAAGAATCCCGATGTATGAAGCGATAAAAAATGAGACTGGTCATGATCTTTACAAAAAAGAAACGGATGAAATCCGTAAGATCGCCAAAGAACTCCACATTGAAGTAGATGATTCGATGGGTAAAGGGAAACTGATCGACGAGATTTTTGGGGAAACGGTTGAACCCAATCTCATTCAGCCCACGTTTATCACAGACTACCCCATTGAAATGAGTCCGCTGGCGAAAAAACATCGCACGAAAGATGGACTTGTGGAACGATTTGAAGCCGTTTGCAATGGAAAAGAGATTGCCAACTCCTTTACAGAGCTGAACGACCCGGTGGATCAGCGCGAACGATTCGAAGAACAGGCGCGATTGCGGGCTGAGGGTGATGATGAAGCGATGACGGTTGATGAAGATTTTCTTCGGGCGATTGAATACGGAATGCCGCCGACAGCCGGAATTGGAATCGGGATCGACCGATTGGCGATGATCATGACGAACTCAGATTCTATAAGGGATGTACTTTTCTTCCCTCAGATGCGGCCAGAAACCGAATCATAA
- the amrB gene encoding AmmeMemoRadiSam system protein B, translating to MCLFTREEIKEKLNEASGNVQDSSNPTRIIFTPTSLNHYSIERFSEVYAQIHDGDFDTVVIVESQPGTHEKKLPMPSHKSFTTRFGEVPVNDKLRNELCDEDDDFFIDDEAFSKDLSLFDQLLFLQNQIDNFSVLSLQITDESPAIIKELSAALEEILASRNALLIFCCDIHHLGVEQFKTIKKQIKDGNIPGLMHSMNSGEVKMKGAGAFFAGLLIANKWNLNVQFSETKGEEIPISGYGKVQYQPVFG from the coding sequence ATGTGCCTATTCACACGGGAAGAGATCAAAGAAAAGCTCAATGAAGCCTCCGGAAACGTACAGGACTCATCGAACCCAACTCGAATCATATTTACACCTACATCGCTAAATCATTACTCCATCGAACGATTCAGTGAAGTGTATGCTCAGATTCACGATGGTGATTTTGATACTGTTGTGATTGTGGAGTCGCAACCCGGTACTCACGAGAAAAAGTTACCAATGCCGTCTCATAAGTCGTTTACTACAAGATTTGGAGAGGTGCCGGTGAATGATAAGCTGCGTAATGAACTCTGTGATGAAGACGACGACTTTTTTATTGATGATGAGGCGTTCAGCAAAGATCTGAGCCTGTTTGATCAGCTGCTTTTCCTGCAGAATCAGATAGATAACTTTTCCGTTTTAAGTTTGCAGATTACAGATGAATCTCCAGCTATCATTAAGGAACTTTCTGCTGCTCTTGAAGAAATCCTCGCATCGCGAAACGCACTGCTCATCTTTTGCTGTGATATTCACCACCTGGGCGTTGAACAGTTTAAAACAATAAAGAAACAAATCAAGGACGGCAACATACCCGGTTTGATGCACTCCATGAATTCAGGTGAAGTGAAAATGAAGGGTGCGGGTGCGTTTTTTGCGGGACTTCTAATCGCAAATAAATGGAATTTAAATGTTCAATTTTCTGAAACAAAGGGAGAAGAAATACCGATTTCAGGGTACGGAAAAGTCCAGTATCAACCTGTTTTTGGATGA